The Plasmodium chabaudi chabaudi strain AS genome assembly, chromosome: 4 nucleotide sequence AcgatttttatcattattcgaaaaattatcataatatgctttttcaaaattttttaaattatttaatttttttatttcactcccattattatatctatattCATTCTTCGTATATTTACTTATCATAGGATTAATAATATCTTGATAacgtttataaaaataagtacGATATCTAGTGTGTTTCATTActgattcatttttatatagaaTACTATTATCTATATAATCGAGCAAAGGTTTATAACAATAGTTTTTCCAATAATTACTAAAATCTTTAACATCTTTTTGATTTTGTTCGCCAACCCTATAATTGTTATATTGTCTTGTTGTATCATCCCATTCTCCTCGTTCATTATGTGATagtaacatatttttattatgttcattaaattttgtaaaaccgctcttattattattccccatgttatatattttttttttataaggttgtttattaatataatgatTATTATCCTTCTTATCtgtttctattttttcatcttttttaaaagacattgaaaaattattaaacaaTAAATCAGATTCATTTAAtccataattatatttaataattgtattaaatatagaatGTTCTTTTGCAATTAATTTCAcatgtttattattcaaattaaatataatatatttattttttatttttttttttcttttttcacaATGTATTTCTTGTTCTTCCATTTCTACCAtctttttatcattatgggttatcaaaaaatcgttaaacatatattcataaaattgttttttactAAATAGCTGTTTCATTCTTTTCTCTATCTTTAATGAATCtatttgaataataaaatcgGATCtacttaataaaatatttaaatttaataaaaacaatccTATACCTTTTATCCATCCAAATGTGTTAACAACTAGTGGATATAAACATCCCCCTACATTTATcttactattatttattttatttgaattattcttctctttaattttttctaatttctttttcaaatatacaTCAAACAAATAATCATATATCTGTTCCatacatttaataaaatgatttGGATTATCCATAATTGAACAACtaccaaaaaatattttttttatacatttaaattttttagggtaaaaaaaattataaatatttaaagggctttttattttatacaaagATATAAATCCACTTATTCCAATAATAGGTTGTCCAACATCAATGTCTAATAATAGTACCccgtttttattataatttaataaattatttataaagcTTGTAACAAAATAACTTTTCCCCTTTCCTTTATCACccattataattatactaGAAACCGCACAAAATTTGGattgttcatttttattattttcgattttttcttcaaatatattttctttttttaatttttttaaataatcctctgtttttaatttatttattattcccaaatcatttttatcattttcattgaTCTTATAATTTGTCTTTTCCCCTTCCACTGggatatttacattttcgTTACTTTTCACATTTTCTACTTTCGATTTTTTGTATGAACGCAAATTTGATTCATTCTCTTTACAATCTGAACTCACTATactttcctttttattttccaaatCATCAAATGGAGTTGGCAATTTTCGAGATATACTTTCTTCTTCgatcttttttaaaatatcacacaccttatatttttttttattatgtgtATAGAGCATAAACTCTTTGACTATATAAGACATTTGATaactattaatatatatactattattttttgcactattagttatatttataattttttttgggtcactattatataaattataccaaaagtttttttttttttcaaatgcAATAATTATAGGAAAGTTTTCaaaatgtaaatttatTGTATCCATCATACAATTACTTGCATAATTATTCATCATTTctgttttatttactttaaaattctttaaatattcattaaattcctctttttttatgtcaCCCTTTTCTAGCatatttaaacaaaataaatgattttctaaaattttttctgaacattcagaaatattttcactcccgttcatatatttatcaaaatgttcagaatttttattattatcacttttaattatatccacttttaattcttcaactttatttatatcatttgatgattttttttcatcaccTTCATTACACATTTCTACATTCCCCtcattatgaatatttgtATTGAAAATGCTGTTATccgtttcatttttatttttttccttggTATTTCCATGAATAAacgttttaaatattccattttcacattttatattcatatcaTTTAAGGCTATAAGTTTAATCATTGGGCTAAAGTCCGGTATAtgaacatttttatattctataGATGGCTTTACTATTTCCCCATTAAAATTAGCTAGCCCTTTTATAAGCCTAAAACGAAAGTTTCCCcttaacaatatatattctccATAATTTAAACCcaacaaatatattctcttttcttttatttcactATCTTCTAATTTTGTATGCTCATATACAGTTTCCTCATCTTTCtttaactttttaattctgtcatatgatttttttaagttttcTTCAAAATCATAAAGACATTTATCATAATCTTCCGTACAGggcatttttaattacatTTCCACATATATCCACTGTTCATATTATAAACTACCtgtatgtacatattttatttctgtatatactttttcatatatacatattttattttatttcccaTTTCAGTCCCCTTTTTCGCATTAACAAGCTAGCcaaaatgtttattttcactttttttttttttttcttatatgtAAGTACGATCATAAATCGTGTTAGTTTAAATAGGGAAAAATTAATGGctatatcatttatattataacaaatcaatattcaaaaaataggaaataattttcttaataaaaaaaaatatatacaataaataatataaacaaatatataatattatataaacacGATTTCCACAATTTTCTTCTCTACATATTTTACTGCCTATACTCAATCACATTAAGCCGCTTATTTACCCTTTATGCATATGCgaacaaaaatattgatgaaaatatcGAGGAGAATATTTTCGTATTTACGTACGCCTATAATGTTTACATTATCcttatttcattaatatataaattttaagtgtcaaattatatttatcaatttttttataacaattCTTACACCTTTTAATAtgatttaatttatttatttaattattttttttattacaatgTCTTTGATATATGTTATAAAcccatatataataaatatcataccgaaaaataaattgaaatgagaaaaaataagctCCATTTATTCGGCCAAACTtagtattaataaattaccATTTTCTATcttaa carries:
- a CDS encoding CLP1 P-loop domain-containing protein, putative, which codes for MPCTEDYDKCLYDFEENLKKSYDRIKKLKKDEETVYEHTKLEDSEIKEKRIYLLGLNYGEYILLRGNFRFRLIKGLANFNGEIVKPSIEYKNVHIPDFSPMIKLIALNDMNIKCENGIFKTFIHGNTKEKNKNETDNSIFNTNIHNEGNVEMCNEGDEKKSSNDINKVEELKVDIIKSDNNKNSEHFDKYMNGSENISECSEKILENHLFCLNMLEKGDIKKEEFNEYLKNFKVNKTEMMNNYASNCMMDTINLHFENFPIIIAFEKKKNFWYNLYNSDPKKIINITNSAKNNSIYINSYQMSYIVKEFMLYTHNKKKYKVCDILKKIEEESISRKLPTPFDDLENKKESIVSSDCKENESNLRSYKKSKVENVKSNENVNIPVEGEKTNYKINENDKNDLGIINKLKTEDYLKKLKKENIFEEKIENNKNEQSKFCAVSSIIIMGDKGKGKSYFVTSFINNLLNYNKNGVLLLDIDVGQPIIGISGFISLYKIKSPLNIYNFFYPKKFKCIKKIFFGSCSIMDNPNHFIKCMEQIYDYLFDVYLKKKLEKIKEKNNSNKINNSKINVGGCLYPLVVNTFGWIKGIGLFLLNLNILLSRSDFIIQIDSLKIEKRMKQLFSKKQFYEYMFNDFLITHNDKKMVEMEEQEIHCEKRKKKIKNKYIIFNLNNKHVKLIAKEHSIFNTIIKYNYGLNESDLLFNNFSMSFKKDEKIETDKKDNNHYINKQPYKKKIYNMGNNNKSGFTKFNEHNKNMLLSHNERGEWDDTTRQYNNYRVGEQNQKDVKDFSNYWKNYCYKPLLDYIDNSILYKNESVMKHTRYRTYFYKRYQDIINPMISKYTKNEYRYNNGSEIKKLNNLKNFEKAYYDNFSNNDKNRMTSQSTENSPFLVSNKKMGFENKKDNYVDNNESIKNYDDYIKKIENLFEKKCIRIINFVSYKKNNFYENINKLISQNKNVPILPKNLRAYRFFCFFFFKFKKMIFYLHSFSPYDGIDDFFMKHEHRVAEYVFQVIVKNEEIGSDICLNVEKDTQNYSYMEVLNNSSMEQGEIGCNSFCSDNNNEANKGCYELNEYKEENRLDENDNANDNEKLEYSINDDIEIESTLWNDTIYKSCFLFNCVIFDLKNIKLSNIAFNKNSNDIYEEGNFLAYKYFFNNIICLCNDNVENNIHNKSDEKNLSNNKKVNYNITRLDIGTNFENINSFIKKTELEKNNVKIVDMSEQFTHILTAYIKLIDNMKLIIYLPYWFTNFDILKNVNTFVSGMNLIPYNIRDMINNYPYYVDIVIAKEDEIFKFLKEEKDKEVEQAGA